A window from Gossypium raimondii isolate GPD5lz chromosome 7, ASM2569854v1, whole genome shotgun sequence encodes these proteins:
- the LOC105788290 gene encoding alpha-N-acetylglucosaminidase, with amino-acid sequence MDSSLAAISLLLFSLFSMVYSSPIGVQYISKLLQIQERERALPSFQVAAARGVLHRLLPSHSSAFEFRIISKEKCGGEGACFIINNHPSSYKSGAPEILISGVTGVEVLAGLHWYLKYWCGSHISWQKTGGAQLFSIPPLGSLPPVQDGGILVQRPIPWNYYQNAVTSSYTFAWWDWERWEQEIDWMALQGINLPLAFTGQETIWRKVFQKFNITNSDLDDFFGGPAFLAWSRMGNLHGWGGPLPESWFDGQLTLQKKILARMYELGMTPVLPAFSGNVPAAFKDMFPSAKITRLGNWFSVKRNPKWCCTYLLDATDPLFIEIGRTFIEEQLKEYGRTSHIYNCDTFDENTPPVDDPGYISSLGAAIFSGMQSGDDNAMWLMQGWLFSYDPFWRPPQMKALLHSVPLGKLVVLDLYAEVKPIWISSEQFYGVPYIWCMLHNFAGNIEMYGILDAIASGPIEALTSENSTMVGIGMSMEGIEQNPIVYDLMSEMAFQHKKVDVKAWIELYIARRYGRSSPLIRDAWNILYHTIYNCTDGAYDKNRDVIVAFPDVNPSLISSPLEMYPHNGKPTSRRAVQREKTNAYEQPHLWYSTSEVIKALELFIASGNELSASNTYSYDLVDLTRQSLAKYANELFLKIIDAYKFKDVDKVTSLSQKFLDLVEDMDTLLACHDGFLLGPWLESAKQLAQNEEEEKQFEWNARTQITMWFDNTEEEASLLRDYGNKYWSGLLRDYYGPRAAIYFKILIESVENGEDFKLHKWRREWIKLTNNWQSSRKLFPVKSSGNAVSISRSLYNKYLRSES; translated from the exons ATGGATTCTTCGCTCGCCGCCATTTCTCTCCTCCTTTTCTCGCTCTTTTCCATGGTTTATTCCTCCCCTATCGGCGTCCAATATATCTCCAAACTTCTCCAAATTCAAGAGCGCGAGAGAGCTCTTCCTTCCTTCCAAGTCGCGGCGGCTCGTGGCGTTCTCCATCGCCTGCTTCCTTCTCACTCCTCCGCTTTTGAATTCCGTATCATTTCTAAG GAGAAATGTGGTGGTGAAGGAGCTTGTTTCATTATCAACAACCATCCTTCTTCTTATAAGTCCGGAGCTCCAGAGATTTT AATAAGTGGTGTCACTGGGGTGGAAGTTTTGGCTGGTCTACACTGGTACTTAAAGTATTGGTGTGGTTCACATATATCTTGGCAAAAAACTGGTGGTGCACAACTATTTTCAATACCTCCGTTAGGCTCTCTTCCTCCTGTTCAAGATGGTGGAATCTTGGTCCAGAGACCCATTCCATGGAATTACTACCAAAATGCTGTTACATCAAGCT ATACTTTTGCTTGGTGGGATTGGGAAAGATGGGAACAGGAAATTGATtggatggctctccaaggtatCAACTTGCCACTAGCATTTACCGGGCAAGAAACCATTTGGAGAAAAGTTTTCCAG aaattcaatataaccaatTCTGATTTGGATGACTTCTTTGGGGGTCCTGCATTTCTTGCTTGGTCACGTATGGGAAATTTGCATGG ATGGGGTGGACCACTGCCAGAAAGTTGGTTTGATGGACAATTAACTttgcaaaagaaaattcttGCCCGAATGTATGAACTTGGAATGACTCCAG TCCTTCCAGCTTTTTCTGGCAATGTTCCTGCAGCATTTAAAGACATGTTCCCTTCAGCAAAGATAACACGCTTGGGTAATTG GTTTTCTGTTAAACGCAACCCTAAATGGTGTTGCACTTATCTACTTGATGCGACTGATCCCTTGTTCATTGAGATTGGGAGAACTTTCATTGAGGAACAACTGAAAG AATATGGAAGGACAAGCCACATCTACAATTg TGACACGTTTGATGAGAATACCCCTCCGGTGGATGATCCAGGGTACATCTCCTCATTAGGTGCAGCGATCTTTAGTGGAATGCAAAGTGGTGATGACAATGCAATGTGGCTAATGCAG GGGTGGCTGTTTTCATATGATCCATTCTGGAGGCCTCCACAAATGAAG GCACTTCTACACTCTGTTCCCTTGGGGAAGCTGGTCGTCCTTGATTTATATGCTGAAGTGAAACCCATCTGGATTTCTTCAGAACAGTTTTATGGTGTTCCTTACATCTGG TGCATGCTACACAACTTTGCAGGAAATATTGAGATGTATGGAATTTTGGATGCAATAGCTTCTGGCCCTATTGAAGCTCTAACAAGTGAAAACTCAACAATG GTTGGCATTGGAATGTCAATGGAAGGTATAGAACAGAATCCAATTGTTTATGACCTCATGTCTGAAATGGCATTTCAACACAAAAAAGTTGATGTCAAG GCAtggattgaattgtatataGCAAGGCGTTATGGACGGTCATCTCCTTTAATAAGAGACGCATGGAATATATTATACCACACAATCTACAATTGCACGGATGGAGCCTAT GACAAAAATAGGGATGTTATCGTAGCATTTCCAGATGTCAATCCATCCCTTATTTCATCACCACTTGAGATGTATCCACATAATGGTAAACCAACTTCAAGAAGAGCCGTACAAAGGGAGAAAACAAATGCATATGAGCAACCTCATCTATGGTATTCAACTTCTGAAGTGATAAAGGCATTAGAACTTTTTATTGCAAGTGGGAACGAACTATCAGCAAGCAATACTTACAG CTATGACTTAGTTGACCTGACTAGACAATCTCTGGCTAAATATGCAAATGAGCTTTTCTTAAAGATCATTGACGCCTATAAGTTTAAAGATGTCGACAAAGTCACCTCTCTCAGTCAAAAGTTTTTAGACCTTGTTGAAGATATGGACACTCTCTTAGCATGCCATGATGGATTTCTTCTGGGACCTTGGCTAGAAAGTGCTAAACAACTTGcacaaaatgaagaagaagagaaacag TTCGAGTGGAATGCAAGAACTCAAATAACCATGTGGTTTGACAACACAGAGGAGGAAGCTAGTCTACTTCGTGATTATG GAAACAAGTATTGGAGTGGACTTCTACGAGATTATTACGGCCCCCGAGCAgcaatatatttcaaaattttgatagaaaGTGTAGAGAATGGCGAGGACTTCAAGCTACATAAATGGAGGAGGGAATGGATAAAACTAACAAACAATTGGCAGAGTAGTCGGAAGCTGTTTCCGGTGAAGAGCAGTGGAAATGCTGTTAGCATATCAAGGTCACTATACAACAAGTATTTAAGGTCAGAGTCTTGA
- the LOC105788292 gene encoding uncharacterized protein LOC105788292: MPLLLQITRFLHRKMKMVEQYERELAVGVAAAAYVVNAIEKGEAKYRIKIEGKKQDTISRVGNSDRVSRRFSSKEVTTNTAGETSSRKSRESSKGGGSSAGDQRWKGNYSQTNNALETKADAWQNAELHKLNKRYENMKASIHEWEKEKKVRAKVKMERKKKELEKKIKRSHQVYQLKISRIDDIAGGARAQVDEKRRNEELKIKEKAKQIRATGVVPFTCLCF, encoded by the exons ATGCCATTGCTTTTGCAGATAACAAGGTTTCTTCATcggaaaatgaaaatggtagaGCAGTATGAGAGAGAGTTGGCCGTGGGAGTGGCGGCGGCTGCGTATGTGGTCAACGCCATTGAAAAAGGCGAAGCAAAATATAGGATCAAAATAGAAGGGAAAAAACAAGATACCATATCGAGGGTGGGAAATTCTGATAGAGTTAGTAGGCGATTCTCAAGCAAGGAAGTGACAACAAATACAGCAG GTGAAACATCCAGTAGAAAGTCAAGGGAAAGTAGTAAAGGAGGTGGTTCATCAGCTGGAGACCAAAGGTGGAagggaaattattcccaaaCCAATAATGCTTTGGAGACTAAAGCTGATGCTTGGCAGAATGCTGAGTTGCACAAACTTAACAAACG GTATGAGAATATGAAAGCATCAATTCATGAATGGGAGAAGGAAAAGAAGGTGAGAGCCAAAGTCAAGATGGAAAGGAAAAAG AAagaattggagaagaaaataaaaaggagccATCAAGTTTACCAATTGAAGATATCAAGAATTGATGATATCGCAGGTGGAGCAAGAGCTCAAGTCGatgagaaaagaagaaatgagGAATTGAAGATCAAAGAAAAAGCAAAGCAAATAAGAGCTACGGGAGTCGTTCCTTTTACATGTTTATGTTTCTGA
- the LOC105788283 gene encoding uncharacterized protein LOC105788283, protein MYQSQQQLQQSSFAYLSHSSNPTPNPVLLYPQPPTVPYEPFLYPPGTDPYAYKPQLTHVAVEAQAEIYEDPNGASQSWITRQAGPIRYDATLSVAASNSNNGSNQSLVNNVISASNQTALIQPMRCEVCNIECQTKDVYEKHITGKKHRRKLQEKISSSTAILPESSNTMIYGASCVANAEELERKKQKLLDSGAAVNSVRMCTICNVACNSHEVFVKHLSGRRHAAQAGLIAVDGVGPYLAAVRANDQFWNKGKKTSKVVQSSWCEVCEINCNSGDAYAQHLSGKKHLKKLENLEKSKKGTSDPSIGAPAEMNQMIKPVENPAASSSDGGVSVQNPVAAQPEASKEDLETKKLKVMEGGTAAADVRVCTICNVVCNSEKVFKYHLTGQKHAAMVKKQAATTS, encoded by the exons ATGTACCAATCGCAGCAACAATTGCAACAATCTTCATTCGCATACCTTTCTCATTCCTCAAATCCCACCCCCAATCCTGTATTATTATATCCTCAACCACCAACTGTTCCCTATGAGCCATTTTTGTACCCTCCAGGAACCGACCCGTATGCCTATAAGCCTCAGTTAACCCATGTTGCTGTTGAAGCGCAAGCTGAAATTTATGAGGACCCAAATGGAGCTTCTCAGAGTTGGATCACTAGACAGGCTGGTCCTATTAGATATGATGCTACT TTGTCAGTAGCAGCTTCGAATTCCAACAATGGGTCAAATCAGTCATTGGTTAATAATGTAATAAGCGCATCAAATCAAACTGCACTGATTCAACCAATGCGATGTGAGGTTTGCAACATTGAATGCCAAACAAAAGATGTTTACGAGAAGCACATTACTGGAAAGAAGCATCGGAGGAAATTGCAAGAAAAGATTAGTTCCTCAACTGCAATACTCCCAGAATCTTCCAATACAATGATATATGGGGCTTCCTGTGTGGCAAATGCTGAGGAGCTGGAGAGGAAGAAGCAAAAGCTTTTAGATTCTGGGGCAGCTGTTAACTCTGTTCGGATGTGCACGATATGCAATGTTGCTTGTAATAGCCATGAAGTGTTTGTTAAACATCTTTCCGGGAGGAGACATGCAGCTCAG GCTGGACTTATAGCTGTTGATGGGGTTGGACCTTATCTTGCTGCAGTTCGAGCTAATGATCAGTTTTGGAATAAAGGCAAGAAGACATCTAAGGTTGTTCAATCTTCGTGGTGTGAAGTTTGTGAAATCAACTGTAACAGCGGCGATGCCTATGCACAACACTTGTCCGGGAAGAAACACCTGAAAAAGCTGGAGAatttagaaaaatcaaagaaaggaACCTCTGATCCTTCCATAGGTGCACCGGCTGAAATGAATCAGATGATTAAACCAGTAGAAAACCCAGCAGCAAGCAGTAGCGACGGAGGAGTTAGTGTACAGAACCCAGTGGCAGCACAGCCTGAGGCATCCAAGGAGGATTTGGAGACTAAGAAACTGAAAGTCATGGAAGGTGGAACGGCTGCTGCTGATGTTAGAGTATGCACTATCTGCAACGTTGTATGCAATAGTGAAAAGGTCTTCAAATACCATCTTACTGGGCAGAAGCATGCCGCCATGGTAAAGAAGCAAGCGGCTACCACTAGTTAA